A genomic region of Rhodohalobacter sp. 614A contains the following coding sequences:
- a CDS encoding LacI family DNA-binding transcriptional regulator, translating to MKSKNKKITIYQVAQRAGVAISTVSRVLNNSPNVSEKTKEKVNDAIRELNFRPQVSARKLASREPQMLAIAVPSFTTPYYNEVLKGVKDEIQDMDLDIVIYNTGSKNPKEGVENFFDRGTADAVITISIDITETVHHQLQSSEIPIVLIGSSHPDYNYFELNNRKGGFLAGEHLIKQGFERLGMIRPFKNTSSSQEREAGFLEALKEFKMPIEKKLFVSGDTTKHAGYTEEAGFEAIYKYDQMGDFPDAIFCSNDTQAIGAYHALTKLGMRIPEDIAIMGYDNIKFTKYLDLTTIDQKMYSVGVTATRRLAEIIRHDPKEKIQTVLDPILVPRNSSKNVKA from the coding sequence ATGAAATCAAAAAATAAAAAGATCACCATCTACCAGGTTGCACAAAGAGCCGGGGTTGCAATATCTACGGTATCAAGAGTTTTGAATAATTCTCCGAATGTCTCTGAAAAAACAAAGGAAAAAGTCAATGATGCCATCCGGGAACTGAACTTCCGGCCACAGGTAAGTGCACGGAAACTTGCAAGCCGTGAGCCACAGATGCTGGCAATTGCCGTTCCTTCTTTTACCACTCCCTATTATAATGAGGTTCTGAAAGGAGTAAAAGATGAAATCCAGGATATGGACCTGGATATTGTTATTTATAATACGGGCTCCAAGAATCCTAAAGAAGGTGTAGAGAATTTCTTTGACCGAGGAACAGCGGATGCCGTTATTACAATCAGTATTGATATTACGGAAACGGTACATCATCAACTTCAATCATCTGAAATTCCAATTGTTTTGATTGGCAGTTCTCACCCCGATTATAATTATTTCGAGCTAAATAATCGTAAGGGTGGTTTTTTGGCGGGAGAACACCTGATTAAACAAGGATTTGAACGCCTTGGAATGATCCGTCCATTCAAAAATACAAGTTCATCCCAGGAACGGGAAGCAGGGTTTCTTGAGGCACTCAAAGAGTTTAAAATGCCTATTGAAAAGAAATTGTTCGTATCCGGCGACACCACAAAACATGCAGGCTATACCGAAGAAGCCGGATTTGAAGCCATTTACAAATATGATCAAATGGGAGATTTCCCCGATGCCATTTTCTGCTCTAACGATACTCAGGCAATTGGCGCTTATCACGCGTTGACCAAGCTTGGCATGAGAATCCCGGAAGATATCGCCATTATGGGATACGATAATATCAAGTTTACCAAGTATCTGGATCTTACCACTATCGACCAAAAAATGTACTCGGTTGGTGTAACTGCTACTCGCCGGCTTGCAGAGATTATCCGGCATGATCCAAAAGAAAAAATACAAACCGTGCTTGATCCTATTCTTGTACCAAGAAACTCATCAAAGAATGTAAAAGCCTGA
- a CDS encoding VWA domain-containing protein, with the protein MRRLFLLLCMVCFAVQVHAQETSAPSPIIFIYDASGSMWGQIDGISKMEIATDVLSTSINNFPENQNVGLFAYGHRREGDCRDVEFMIGMDNNDKALVNRTLNGIKPLGRTPLAYSATEVINTLREADEKATVILVTDGIESCDGNICEVVQAAKDDGIDFKLHIIGFGLQGEETTQLQCAANAGGGQYYDAENAETLSSVLNEATESTVDEPEGNFSIYAIKNNEPIDAIVVAFQAGTSTKVETGRTYRDSTFLFLPTGTYDLEVTPLENSDVNPITIYGVESIEDQFGHQTVSFDGGVIRVIATNNGEGWDSAVQIYSQDGSSVTRGRTYGQTDDYELNPGVYDIEVNALALDGSSISHRFEDVSVTGGGIVEIVHDFKSGIASIGVNGSDGLVDAMIQIYDAETESAIASGRSYTSASSNPKSFRLTPGMYNVDLEAISINGLARKHSIDGLVVTANETVKTEHIFRSGIAMIGATSSDGLVDAMVDIRDAETNTSIAGARTYTSDANNPRKFILNPGTYQVTLTALGTHSGKKETFTLTVEEGSTTEKMTNF; encoded by the coding sequence ATGAGACGATTATTTCTGCTTCTCTGCATGGTATGCTTTGCAGTTCAGGTACATGCACAAGAAACTTCAGCCCCCTCCCCTATTATTTTTATTTATGATGCCAGTGGATCCATGTGGGGCCAAATTGATGGGATTTCTAAAATGGAAATCGCCACTGATGTCCTTTCAACTTCAATAAATAACTTTCCTGAGAATCAAAATGTGGGGCTTTTTGCTTACGGTCACCGGCGGGAAGGAGATTGTCGGGATGTAGAGTTTATGATTGGAATGGATAATAATGACAAAGCTCTTGTAAACAGAACTCTTAACGGCATAAAACCGCTCGGCCGGACTCCTCTCGCCTACTCCGCTACTGAAGTCATTAATACGTTGCGGGAAGCAGATGAAAAGGCTACGGTCATTTTGGTAACGGATGGAATTGAATCCTGCGACGGCAATATCTGCGAAGTCGTGCAGGCTGCCAAAGATGACGGCATTGATTTTAAACTTCACATTATTGGTTTTGGTCTTCAGGGAGAAGAAACTACACAACTGCAATGTGCAGCAAATGCGGGCGGAGGCCAATATTATGATGCTGAAAATGCAGAAACTCTGAGTTCAGTCTTGAATGAAGCAACCGAATCTACCGTAGATGAACCTGAGGGAAATTTTTCTATTTATGCTATTAAAAACAATGAACCTATTGACGCAATTGTTGTTGCCTTCCAGGCGGGAACAAGTACCAAAGTAGAGACGGGCCGTACCTATCGCGACTCAACATTTCTGTTTCTTCCAACAGGCACTTATGATTTGGAAGTCACACCGCTTGAAAATAGTGACGTGAATCCGATAACGATTTACGGAGTTGAAAGTATTGAAGATCAATTCGGCCATCAAACTGTAAGTTTCGATGGCGGAGTGATTCGAGTGATTGCCACCAATAATGGAGAAGGTTGGGATTCTGCTGTTCAAATCTATTCGCAGGATGGCAGTTCTGTTACCCGCGGGAGAACTTATGGTCAGACTGACGATTATGAACTGAACCCGGGCGTATATGATATTGAAGTAAATGCACTTGCTCTTGATGGCTCATCAATATCTCACCGGTTTGAGGATGTCAGTGTTACAGGTGGCGGTATTGTTGAAATTGTGCATGATTTTAAAAGTGGGATAGCAAGTATCGGTGTAAATGGCTCGGATGGTTTGGTGGATGCCATGATTCAGATTTATGATGCTGAGACCGAATCGGCGATAGCCAGCGGAAGATCGTATACATCGGCGAGCAGTAATCCAAAGTCGTTCAGGCTAACACCGGGAATGTATAATGTGGATCTGGAGGCAATCTCAATTAACGGACTTGCGAGAAAACATTCCATTGACGGACTAGTGGTCACGGCAAATGAAACGGTGAAAACTGAACACATTTTTAGAAGTGGAATTGCTATGATTGGTGCTACCAGTTCGGATGGACTTGTTGATGCAATGGTTGACATCAGGGATGCAGAAACGAATACATCCATAGCTGGAGCAAGAACCTATACATCGGATGCCAACAATCCCAGGAAATTCATTTTGAACCCGGGTACCTACCAGGTAACTCTAACCGCACTTGGAACTCACAGTGGGAAAAAAGAAACATTTACCCTGACGGTTGAAGAAGGATCAACAACAGAAAAAATGACCAATTTCTAA
- a CDS encoding DUF2179 domain-containing protein: protein MFSLLDVIPDFYVPFFIFFARILDVSLGTLRIMFVSKGLRTKASMLGFVEVLIWIVIVAQVFQNLDNWVNYVAYAGGFATGTFIGMFIEERMKVGVQIFRIIVAQDSDVLISKLQEADFRVTEIDGQGKFGPVKILFTVARRKRWQKLEELLKEYAPAAFFSVEDVKDVSMLEDETEPYKQDVFTRMLKMKKGL from the coding sequence TTGTTTTCTCTTTTAGATGTTATACCTGATTTTTACGTTCCCTTCTTTATCTTCTTTGCCCGAATTCTTGATGTGAGTCTCGGTACCCTTCGAATCATGTTTGTGTCAAAGGGATTACGTACAAAAGCTTCCATGCTTGGATTTGTAGAGGTTTTAATCTGGATTGTGATTGTTGCACAGGTTTTTCAAAACCTGGATAACTGGGTAAATTATGTAGCATATGCCGGAGGATTTGCCACGGGAACTTTCATCGGCATGTTTATTGAAGAGCGGATGAAGGTTGGCGTACAAATTTTCAGAATAATCGTAGCCCAGGATAGTGATGTTCTTATCTCAAAGCTTCAAGAAGCAGATTTTCGGGTGACTGAGATTGATGGACAAGGTAAATTTGGTCCTGTAAAAATTCTATTTACTGTTGCAAGAAGAAAACGTTGGCAAAAGCTTGAAGAGCTGCTGAAGGAATATGCACCGGCTGCGTTCTTTTCTGTTGAAGACGTGAAAGATGTCTCAATGTTAGAGGATGAAACAGAACCTTATAAACAGGATGTTTTTACCCGGATGCTAAAGATGAAAAAAGGGCTATAG
- the accC gene encoding acetyl-CoA carboxylase biotin carboxylase subunit: protein MASIKKVLIANRGEIAVRVIRTCKERGIKTVSVYSTPDKMAPHVLAADESYHIGEAASAESYLRMDKLIEVCKESGADAVHPGYGFLSENAKFANLCEENGINFMGPTAYAIEMMGDKTKARELMAKTDVPFPPGTESAMDDVEAAKKIAKEIGYPVLIKAAAGGGGKGMRIVHDEKNFENSVKAARSEARSAFGDDRVFVEKYLEEPRHIEFQIFADKHGNVVHLFERECSVQRRHQKVIEEAPSAVLTDELRERMGKAACTVAKSCNYVGAGTVEFLVDKHLHFYFLEMNTRLQVEHPVTELITGLDLVSLQIDVAEGKELPFKQDDIKKNGHAIECRIYAEDPANNFLPSTGTLHRHRIPAGPGIRVDAGIEEGQDVSIHYDPMISKLCAYAKDRERAIERMLRALDEYEISGVRTTIPFCSYTLNHEKFREGKYDTHFVPNYFTPEKISDFTDIKLAAIVSSVLRLRNQQHKSNSKPSGDLVEESIWWKNRKATL, encoded by the coding sequence ATGGCTTCAATAAAGAAAGTTTTGATTGCAAATAGGGGAGAAATTGCAGTTCGGGTTATTCGTACCTGCAAAGAAAGAGGCATTAAAACGGTGAGTGTGTATTCTACTCCGGATAAAATGGCCCCTCATGTGTTGGCCGCTGATGAATCGTATCACATTGGTGAAGCTGCATCTGCTGAGAGCTATTTAAGAATGGATAAATTGATTGAGGTTTGCAAGGAATCTGGTGCCGATGCTGTTCATCCCGGATATGGTTTTTTGAGTGAAAACGCCAAATTTGCAAATCTTTGCGAAGAGAATGGAATCAATTTTATGGGCCCGACCGCTTATGCTATTGAAATGATGGGGGATAAGACCAAAGCCCGCGAATTAATGGCAAAGACGGATGTACCGTTTCCGCCCGGAACTGAATCGGCTATGGATGACGTTGAGGCTGCAAAGAAAATTGCAAAAGAGATTGGTTACCCGGTTTTGATAAAAGCTGCTGCAGGCGGCGGTGGAAAAGGGATGCGAATTGTTCATGACGAAAAGAACTTTGAAAATAGTGTAAAGGCTGCGCGGTCTGAAGCCAGAAGCGCATTTGGAGACGACCGTGTTTTCGTGGAGAAATATCTTGAAGAACCGCGTCATATCGAGTTTCAGATTTTTGCGGATAAACACGGAAATGTCGTTCACTTGTTTGAGCGCGAATGTTCAGTACAACGTCGTCATCAAAAAGTAATTGAAGAAGCTCCTTCGGCCGTTCTAACGGATGAACTTCGTGAACGCATGGGGAAAGCAGCCTGTACGGTTGCAAAAAGCTGTAATTATGTTGGTGCGGGAACCGTAGAATTTTTAGTTGATAAACATCTTCATTTCTACTTTCTGGAGATGAATACCCGTCTTCAGGTAGAACACCCGGTAACCGAATTAATAACCGGTCTTGATCTTGTCAGCCTTCAAATTGATGTGGCAGAAGGGAAGGAACTCCCTTTCAAACAAGATGATATTAAGAAAAACGGGCATGCGATTGAGTGCAGGATTTATGCGGAAGATCCCGCCAATAATTTTTTGCCAAGTACAGGTACGCTCCACAGACATAGAATTCCGGCCGGACCGGGTATTCGTGTAGATGCCGGAATTGAGGAGGGACAGGATGTTTCTATCCATTATGATCCAATGATTTCCAAACTTTGTGCATATGCCAAAGATCGTGAAAGAGCAATCGAACGGATGTTAAGAGCTTTGGATGAATATGAAATTTCCGGTGTTCGGACAACCATCCCGTTTTGTAGTTATACTCTGAATCACGAGAAATTCAGAGAGGGAAAATACGACACACATTTTGTGCCGAATTATTTTACTCCTGAGAAAATCTCAGATTTCACTGACATAAAACTGGCTGCTATTGTATCTTCCGTTCTCAGGTTGAGAAATCAACAGCATAAGTCAAATTCAAAGCCTTCAGGTGATCTTGTTGAAGAGAGCATCTGGTGGAAAAACCGTAAAGCAACTCTGTGA
- a CDS encoding phytoene/squalene synthase family protein, whose translation MTDLIKIPYLVLRPIYEKTSFHKAVISEIEDTKLRFAYSHCRSITRKHAKTFYMATRFLPYHKQRSIFAIYGLCRTLDDIVDESPAMIYQNKRSKKQIIDSLEKFRVQLISAYRGMEQKNSVLIAFADVLNRYQISLEYPLTLLDGVKMDLVKNRYKNFDELYEYSYKVASVVGLMTTEVFGYKNSQAVDYAIDLGIAMQLTNILRDVGEDLSKNRIYLPKEDLNQFGLTEKDLFQRELSANFVELMKFQIERAREYYHRADKGIPMLEKDSRLPVLLARENYSRILDKIEENQYQVFNQRAYLNSTEKFSILPKVMLQLRSDSTA comes from the coding sequence ATGACTGATCTCATTAAAATTCCCTACTTGGTACTTCGGCCTATTTATGAGAAGACCAGCTTTCATAAAGCGGTTATTTCAGAAATAGAAGATACGAAATTGAGGTTTGCTTATTCACATTGCAGAAGTATTACCCGTAAACATGCTAAAACATTTTATATGGCTACGCGGTTTCTGCCGTATCACAAACAGAGAAGTATCTTTGCAATTTACGGACTCTGCCGAACCTTGGATGATATTGTTGATGAAAGTCCGGCGATGATTTATCAAAATAAGAGAAGTAAAAAACAGATCATAGACAGTCTGGAAAAATTTCGGGTACAACTTATTAGTGCCTATCGGGGAATGGAACAGAAAAACAGTGTATTGATTGCTTTTGCGGATGTTCTCAATCGATATCAAATTTCACTGGAATATCCACTTACGTTGTTGGATGGCGTAAAAATGGATCTTGTTAAAAACCGGTATAAGAATTTCGATGAGCTTTACGAGTACAGCTACAAAGTGGCATCTGTTGTAGGATTAATGACGACCGAAGTTTTTGGTTATAAAAATTCACAGGCTGTAGATTATGCCATCGACCTTGGGATTGCCATGCAGCTTACAAATATTCTTCGGGATGTGGGCGAAGATTTATCCAAAAACAGAATTTATCTGCCAAAAGAAGATTTAAATCAGTTTGGTTTGACCGAGAAAGATCTGTTTCAGCGAGAATTATCAGCTAATTTTGTGGAGCTGATGAAATTCCAGATTGAGCGGGCCAGAGAGTATTATCATCGGGCGGACAAAGGCATACCCATGCTTGAAAAAGACAGCCGCTTGCCCGTTCTGCTTGCCAGGGAAAATTACAGCAGAATTCTGGATAAAATTGAAGAGAACCAATACCAGGTATTTAATCAACGAGCTTACCTCAATTCAACCGAAAAGTTCTCAATTCTTCCAAAAGTTATGCTTCAATTGCGCAGCGATTCAACAGCCTGA
- a CDS encoding energy transducer TonB: MAKKQHQKNRRLSDKDYRNLVLTSIVLVEIGLILLIRLWPETVYEPELDYQIQQDEVIALEEIEVTRQASSPPPPPKPQIPVPVPNDVVIEEELEFEQDVDLSTLPMPEEGAGTAMSGDEERIVGNPEIPPSVVRIVEATTPAGVPEEYKGRLEMIVNFLVDTEGEVEEVSIMEIRLYERDGSGFEQLEFVQYGLMDAVLKAAMQWRFRPARQNGRPVKAFTRQRFNY; the protein is encoded by the coding sequence GTGGCTAAGAAACAGCATCAAAAAAACAGGCGGCTTTCGGACAAGGACTATCGGAATTTAGTTCTGACCAGCATCGTTCTTGTGGAGATCGGGCTGATTTTATTGATTCGTCTCTGGCCTGAAACCGTTTATGAGCCCGAGCTTGATTATCAAATACAGCAAGACGAAGTAATAGCACTTGAAGAAATTGAAGTAACCAGGCAAGCATCTTCTCCGCCACCTCCACCAAAGCCACAAATACCTGTACCTGTTCCAAATGATGTAGTAATTGAAGAAGAGCTGGAATTCGAGCAAGATGTGGATTTGAGTACCCTGCCAATGCCGGAAGAAGGTGCGGGTACAGCTATGAGTGGAGATGAAGAACGGATTGTGGGAAATCCTGAAATTCCACCCTCGGTTGTACGTATTGTGGAAGCCACAACCCCGGCTGGAGTGCCTGAAGAGTACAAGGGCAGATTGGAAATGATCGTTAATTTTCTGGTAGACACAGAGGGGGAAGTAGAGGAGGTGAGTATCATGGAAATTCGTCTCTACGAAAGAGATGGCAGCGGCTTTGAACAACTTGAATTTGTACAGTACGGTTTGATGGATGCAGTTTTAAAAGCGGCTATGCAATGGCGTTTTCGTCCTGCAAGACAAAACGGGAGACCGGTGAAAGCTTTTACAAGACAAAGATTTAATTATTAG
- a CDS encoding alpha/beta hydrolase-fold protein produces the protein MMKSYKSWKSPSLGKKMEMLIFGKEGTPVILFPSAYGSYNEWENCGAFDVLHQQIEEGYNQFFCVDAFATESFVNPSIPPLARIQRFNQYQEYIIDELLPFIARENSNPFIMVAGVGIGAYCALLMGLKHPKEFHKVIGISGYYDISVHMDREIDDSIYFNNPVQFIPNLHDDKLLRDISSVEIRLLNYKNDPTNEATKRMSEILWLKFIEHEHFVWDEETTNLWTLAPYILKDNLF, from the coding sequence ATGATGAAGTCGTACAAATCCTGGAAAAGTCCAAGCCTGGGAAAAAAAATGGAGATGCTCATTTTTGGCAAAGAGGGCACGCCTGTCATTTTGTTTCCATCAGCATATGGTTCTTATAATGAGTGGGAAAATTGTGGTGCATTCGATGTTCTCCATCAGCAAATAGAAGAGGGATATAACCAGTTTTTCTGCGTGGACGCTTTTGCAACAGAGAGTTTTGTTAATCCATCCATTCCTCCACTGGCACGAATCCAGAGATTTAATCAATACCAGGAATATATTATTGACGAGTTGTTGCCTTTTATCGCTCGTGAAAACTCCAATCCATTTATTATGGTGGCCGGTGTTGGTATAGGCGCGTACTGCGCGCTTCTTATGGGATTAAAACACCCGAAAGAATTTCATAAAGTGATTGGAATCAGTGGATATTATGATATATCCGTTCACATGGATAGAGAAATTGACGATAGTATTTATTTCAACAACCCGGTTCAGTTTATCCCAAACCTTCATGATGATAAGCTCCTGCGTGACATTAGCTCTGTTGAGATACGGTTGTTAAATTACAAGAACGATCCGACGAATGAGGCCACGAAGAGAATGAGCGAGATATTATGGTTAAAGTTCATAGAACATGAACATTTTGTTTGGGATGAAGAAACCACAAATCTATGGACGTTAGCTCCGTACATTTTAAAAGATAACCTGTTCTAA
- a CDS encoding DUF3500 domain-containing protein, which produces MKYILSIILLASISFTSFHIPENDPATTFLNSLNDEQLQKAQKPFDELTRHTWHFLPAAMWPRPGIPLEELNPNQKDLLFDVLQEFLSKTGYDKTRSIMELENVLAEIENNPDFRNPELYYTTFYGDPANEEKWAWSFEGHHISLNFTVVEGEVSLVPRFLGARPSVIPEGSRKGEKTALHKEEDYGIELIQSMSDEQLDKAIFLETAFWEIVTSTSTEVGPLTFEGIMMGELNESQQKILLDLINEYLSAMPEELAQKRYENLKSEEFEEIKFAWAGATELGKPHYYRVQGKTFLIEFDNTQDDANHIHTVWRDFDGDFGKDLLREHYRNSDHHN; this is translated from the coding sequence ATGAAATACATCCTGTCTATAATCCTGCTTGCAAGCATTTCATTCACATCATTTCATATCCCGGAAAATGACCCGGCAACTACTTTTCTTAACTCTTTAAATGATGAACAACTTCAGAAAGCCCAAAAACCATTTGACGAGTTGACCCGTCATACATGGCATTTTTTACCGGCAGCTATGTGGCCGCGGCCGGGAATTCCACTCGAAGAGCTTAATCCGAATCAAAAGGATTTATTGTTTGATGTTCTTCAGGAATTTCTAAGCAAAACCGGATATGATAAAACACGTTCCATTATGGAACTTGAAAATGTTCTGGCTGAAATTGAAAACAATCCCGATTTTCGGAACCCGGAATTATACTACACGACGTTTTATGGAGATCCGGCAAATGAAGAAAAGTGGGCTTGGTCATTCGAAGGCCATCATATTTCGCTGAATTTTACAGTTGTTGAGGGAGAAGTTTCATTGGTTCCACGATTTTTAGGTGCACGTCCGTCCGTTATTCCTGAAGGTTCCAGAAAAGGTGAGAAAACAGCTCTGCACAAAGAGGAAGATTATGGAATTGAGCTCATTCAGTCTATGTCTGATGAACAACTGGACAAAGCAATTTTCCTGGAAACAGCATTTTGGGAAATTGTAACTTCCACCTCAACCGAAGTGGGGCCTTTGACTTTTGAAGGCATTATGATGGGAGAATTGAATGAATCTCAACAGAAGATTCTATTGGATCTCATTAATGAATACTTGTCAGCAATGCCGGAGGAACTTGCGCAAAAACGCTATGAAAATCTTAAGAGTGAAGAATTTGAAGAGATTAAGTTTGCATGGGCTGGTGCAACTGAACTTGGCAAACCCCATTATTACCGTGTACAAGGCAAAACTTTTTTAATAGAGTTTGATAATACCCAAGATGATGCCAATCATATTCACACTGTCTGGAGAGATTTTGACGGGGATTTCGGTAAGGATTTACTGCGGGAACACTACAGGAATTCCGATCATCACAATTAG
- a CDS encoding phosphoribosylaminoimidazolesuccinocarboxamide synthase, producing MNQQEALINCIVSTDATTAGEPYRGKVRDVYPLGSDKLGIVVSDRISAFDHIMKQAIPFKGQILNQLSAFGFSKVEEIMPTHVVDVPHPNVMIAKKCDPIPVEVVVRGYLTGHAWRVYKSGKRELCGVPLPPGLREHERFPEPILTPATKATEGHDEDISEQEILNRGIVEPELWKEIREKAFKLFKKGTEIAADQGLILVDTKYEMGLHNGQLTLIDEVHTSDSSRYFYQEGYKKRLEAGQPQKQLSKEFLREWLMDKGFQGKEGQTLPDLPDTFRWSIYQRYAELYETLTGQKFNPVIVESIDKELDRIFQDYL from the coding sequence ATGAACCAGCAGGAAGCACTCATTAATTGTATCGTATCCACAGACGCAACAACAGCAGGCGAGCCATACCGAGGAAAAGTACGGGATGTGTATCCGCTTGGCAGCGATAAACTAGGCATTGTAGTTTCTGACCGAATATCCGCGTTCGATCACATCATGAAACAGGCAATACCATTTAAGGGGCAAATCCTAAACCAGTTGTCTGCTTTTGGGTTTTCTAAAGTGGAAGAAATTATGCCCACCCATGTGGTAGATGTCCCTCACCCCAATGTGATGATTGCAAAAAAATGTGACCCCATTCCGGTTGAGGTGGTTGTCAGAGGTTACCTGACCGGACATGCCTGGAGAGTTTATAAATCCGGCAAGCGAGAGTTATGCGGGGTACCTCTTCCTCCCGGATTGCGGGAACATGAAAGGTTTCCGGAGCCGATACTGACTCCTGCCACCAAAGCAACCGAAGGACATGATGAAGACATTTCTGAACAAGAGATTCTTAACCGGGGAATTGTGGAACCTGAGCTTTGGAAGGAGATTCGCGAAAAAGCTTTTAAACTTTTTAAAAAAGGCACAGAAATAGCTGCCGACCAAGGACTTATTCTTGTAGATACAAAATACGAAATGGGTCTTCATAACGGGCAACTTACTTTAATTGATGAGGTCCACACATCAGATTCATCCCGTTATTTTTACCAGGAAGGATACAAAAAAAGACTGGAAGCCGGTCAGCCCCAAAAACAGCTTTCTAAAGAATTTCTTCGGGAATGGTTAATGGATAAAGGATTCCAGGGCAAAGAAGGCCAAACCCTGCCCGATCTTCCCGATACGTTTCGGTGGAGCATTTACCAACGCTATGCCGAACTTTATGAAACGTTAACCGGGCAAAAATTTAACCCGGTAATTGTTGAAAGTATTGATAAGGAATTAGATAGAATTTTCCAGGATTATCTGTAA
- the murQ gene encoding N-acetylmuramic acid 6-phosphate etherase, whose amino-acid sequence MKSNPKLFNQLEKLLTEQRNPNSSEIDLADSRTIVQIINEEDKKVANAVEKKLDVIADAIDAIVEKLKIGGRILYFGAGTSGRLGVLDAAECPPTFGTKPETVQGYIAGGEKAMFEAQEGAEDSEKIGEDEVDSLNITDKDVVIGLAASGRTPYVHGALKRANSIGCVTAMVTTVSEEQVEVDVNFLVAVPVGPEVLMGSTRMKSATAQKMILNMFTTGAMIRLGKVYENVMVDLQLTNKKLEERAKRIVMSLSGVDYDEASKLLDKADNHVKTALLMALTNVDRNTAELKLKENDGFIRRALQNS is encoded by the coding sequence GTGAAATCTAATCCAAAATTATTCAACCAGCTCGAAAAACTACTAACCGAACAACGAAATCCAAACAGCAGTGAGATTGATCTTGCTGACTCTCGAACGATTGTCCAAATCATCAACGAAGAAGACAAGAAAGTAGCCAACGCCGTTGAAAAGAAACTGGATGTAATTGCTGATGCTATTGATGCCATTGTCGAGAAACTGAAAATCGGTGGACGCATTCTCTATTTTGGAGCCGGTACCAGTGGTCGCCTTGGAGTATTGGATGCTGCTGAATGTCCACCCACTTTTGGTACAAAACCTGAAACCGTTCAGGGATATATAGCCGGTGGAGAAAAAGCTATGTTTGAGGCCCAGGAGGGAGCCGAAGACAGTGAAAAGATTGGAGAAGATGAAGTTGATTCTCTGAATATAACGGATAAGGATGTTGTCATCGGTTTAGCTGCAAGCGGCCGTACGCCATATGTTCATGGGGCATTGAAGCGTGCAAACTCCATTGGCTGCGTGACTGCGATGGTAACTACAGTTTCTGAAGAACAGGTTGAAGTAGATGTGAATTTCCTTGTGGCTGTACCCGTCGGCCCGGAAGTGCTGATGGGAAGTACCCGAATGAAAAGTGCTACTGCTCAAAAAATGATTCTCAACATGTTCACTACCGGGGCAATGATTCGGCTTGGGAAAGTCTATGAAAATGTGATGGTAGACTTGCAGCTCACCAACAAAAAGCTCGAGGAGAGAGCAAAAAGGATCGTTATGAGTCTCTCAGGTGTTGATTACGATGAAGCGTCGAAATTACTTGACAAAGCCGATAATCACGTAAAAACAGCACTACTGATGGCACTCACAAATGTGGATAGAAATACCGCTGAATTGAAACTAAAAGAGAACGACGGTTTTATCAGACGGGCCCTGCAAAACAGTTAA
- a CDS encoding secondary thiamine-phosphate synthase enzyme YjbQ, which produces MWYQKEITLSPKSRGFHLITNEITSQLEKLNEIKTGLAHIFIKHTSAGLTINENADPSVRRDFETHFNRMVPEDMSLFEHTLEGADDMTSHLKSSILGHSVTVPIKNGRFNLGTWQGIYLCEHRNRGGSRKLVVTLNGEKK; this is translated from the coding sequence ATGTGGTATCAAAAAGAAATTACACTTTCTCCGAAATCTAGAGGCTTTCATTTAATCACCAATGAAATTACTTCTCAGCTTGAAAAGCTGAATGAGATAAAAACAGGATTGGCTCATATTTTCATCAAACATACCAGTGCCGGTTTGACGATCAATGAAAACGCCGATCCATCAGTTCGCCGCGATTTTGAAACCCACTTCAACCGAATGGTCCCCGAAGACATGTCTTTATTTGAACACACACTTGAAGGAGCTGACGACATGACTTCCCATTTAAAAAGTTCTATTCTGGGTCACTCCGTAACCGTGCCAATAAAAAATGGGCGGTTCAATTTGGGTACCTGGCAGGGAATTTATCTTTGTGAACACAGAAATCGTGGTGGATCAAGAAAACTGGTTGTAACTCTGAATGGTGAAAAAAAGTGA